In Streptomyces alboniger, the following are encoded in one genomic region:
- a CDS encoding transglycosylase SLT domain-containing protein: protein MATTRTQTRTTARFRKISFAGIVTAGAAAAALTLVPSTAHAAEPTGTSASVSQAAAAKAGQADNLDGWIREALGIMKAKGIPGTYEGLHRNIMRESAGNPNAQNGWDVNAQNGTPSKGLLQVIQPTFDAYHVEGTANDLTDPVANITAAANYAADKYGSIDNVDSAY from the coding sequence ATGGCCACCACCCGGACGCAGACCCGTACCACCGCCCGCTTCCGCAAGATCTCCTTCGCCGGCATAGTCACCGCCGGTGCCGCCGCCGCGGCCCTCACGCTGGTGCCGTCGACCGCCCACGCCGCGGAGCCGACCGGCACGAGCGCCTCGGTGTCGCAGGCGGCCGCGGCCAAGGCCGGACAGGCCGACAACCTCGACGGCTGGATCCGCGAGGCCCTCGGCATCATGAAGGCCAAGGGCATCCCCGGTACCTACGAGGGCCTGCACCGCAACATCATGCGCGAGTCCGCGGGCAACCCGAACGCCCAGAACGGCTGGGACGTGAACGCCCAGAACGGCACCCCGTCCAAGGGGCTCCTCCAGGTCATCCAGCCCACCTTCGACGCGTACCACGTCGAGGGCACCGCCAACGACCTGACCGACCCGGTGGCCAACATCACCGCGGCCGCCAACTACGCGGCCGACAAGTACGGCTCCATCGACAACGTCGACTCCGCGTACTGA
- a CDS encoding GMC family oxidoreductase has translation MHDETTTYDYLIIGGGTAGSVLAARLSEDPGCRVCVVEGGPSDVGDDRILRLRNWINLLDSEFDYGYTTEEQPRGNSHILHSRARVLGGCSSHNTLISFLPFPQDLDEWVAAGCDGWGPETILPYRSRLQNNIVPVGAADRNAIAEDFVTAATTRLGVPVVEDFNARPFTDGAGFFSLAYDPQTNTRSSASVAYLHPIMNRPNLTLRLETWAYRLLPDSEGRFTRVQVRNADGSVSTLEAEAEVLLCAGAIDTPRLLLLSGIGPADQLRDLGIEVRADLPGVGENLLDHPESVMVWETRGPLPPNSAMDSDAGLFLRRDAAGGPRPDLMFHFYQVPFTINTERLGYPVPEHGVCMTPNVPRARSVGRMWLRSADPTVKPALDFRYFTDPDGYDERTIVDGLRIAREVAATAPFSDWLLREVAPGPDVQSDADLSEYGRRAAHTVYHPAGTCRMGAEDDPMAVVDPQLRLRGHDGLRIVDASIFPTMPTINPMVTVLLAAERAADLISARPAPQPMGTEGAGQ, from the coding sequence ATGCACGACGAGACGACGACCTACGACTACCTGATCATCGGAGGCGGTACGGCCGGCTCCGTACTGGCCGCGCGGCTGAGCGAGGACCCGGGCTGCCGGGTGTGCGTGGTGGAGGGCGGGCCCAGCGATGTGGGCGACGACCGCATCCTTCGGCTGCGCAACTGGATCAACCTGCTCGACTCCGAGTTCGACTACGGCTACACGACCGAGGAGCAGCCGCGCGGCAACTCGCACATCCTGCACTCCCGGGCCCGCGTGCTCGGCGGCTGTTCCTCGCACAACACGCTGATCAGCTTCCTGCCGTTCCCGCAGGACCTCGACGAGTGGGTGGCGGCCGGCTGCGACGGCTGGGGCCCGGAGACGATCCTGCCGTACCGGTCACGGCTACAGAACAACATCGTGCCGGTCGGTGCCGCCGACCGTAACGCGATCGCCGAGGACTTCGTGACGGCGGCCACGACCCGGCTCGGTGTCCCGGTCGTCGAGGACTTCAACGCCCGCCCCTTCACCGACGGCGCCGGGTTCTTCTCCCTCGCCTACGACCCGCAGACCAATACCCGCTCCTCCGCCTCGGTCGCGTATCTGCACCCCATCATGAACCGCCCGAACCTGACACTGCGCCTGGAGACGTGGGCGTACCGGCTGTTGCCCGACAGCGAGGGCCGCTTCACCCGCGTCCAGGTGCGCAACGCCGACGGCTCCGTGTCGACGCTGGAGGCCGAGGCGGAGGTGCTGCTGTGCGCCGGCGCGATCGACACGCCGCGGCTGCTCCTGCTCTCCGGCATCGGCCCCGCCGACCAGCTGCGCGACCTGGGTATCGAGGTCCGCGCCGATCTGCCGGGCGTCGGCGAGAACCTGCTCGACCACCCCGAGTCGGTGATGGTGTGGGAGACCCGCGGCCCGTTGCCGCCCAACTCGGCCATGGACTCCGACGCCGGTCTCTTCCTGCGCCGTGACGCCGCGGGCGGCCCGCGTCCCGACCTGATGTTCCACTTCTACCAAGTGCCGTTCACCATCAACACCGAACGCCTCGGCTACCCGGTCCCCGAGCACGGCGTCTGCATGACGCCGAACGTGCCGCGCGCCCGTTCCGTCGGCCGCATGTGGCTGCGCAGCGCGGACCCCACCGTCAAACCGGCCCTGGACTTCCGGTACTTCACCGATCCGGACGGGTACGACGAGCGCACGATCGTCGACGGGCTGCGCATCGCCCGCGAGGTGGCCGCCACCGCGCCGTTCAGCGACTGGCTGCTGCGCGAGGTGGCGCCGGGCCCGGACGTGCAGTCGGACGCGGACCTGTCCGAGTACGGGCGCCGCGCGGCGCACACCGTCTACCACCCGGCCGGGACCTGCCGGATGGGCGCCGAGGACGATCCGATGGCGGTGGTCGATCCGCAGCTGAGGCTGCGCGGACACGACGGGCTGCGCATCGTGGACGCCTCCATCTTCCCCACCATGCCGACCATCAACCCGATGGTCACCGTGTTGCTCGCCGCCGAGCGCGCGGCGGATCTCATCAGCGCCCGGCCGGCTCCGCAGCCGATGGGTACGGAAGGGGCGGGCCAGTGA
- a CDS encoding LCP family protein, producing MPHESERARIHGSRRRPRRKALRYVAWGALGVFLVGGGGLTYAWQHLTGNLRGTDMNAVLGHDRPGERKDGSMNVLLLGSDSRAGTHGRYGKGVSGARADTAMVLHVDKSHRKASVVSIPRDTMVPRPQCARPDGGSAPGAPQAMFNSSYQAGGPACTVKTVEKMSGVRMDHYLEVDFKGFRKLIDELGGVDITTRKAIKDPNSGLSLNAGKHTLKGEESLALVRTRHGVGDGSDLGRIQLQQAFVKALIHRAETVDPLGDPARSYGLADTATKSISADSGLASADKLLGLARELRGISPDRTTMVTMPVTYDAEDAGRVKPLEEASHRVWAALRQDRPIPESATRGSVGDRTDSPVSAGR from the coding sequence ATGCCGCACGAGAGCGAACGGGCGCGGATACACGGATCCCGGCGCAGGCCGCGGAGGAAGGCGCTGCGGTACGTCGCCTGGGGCGCCCTGGGTGTGTTCCTCGTCGGCGGAGGCGGCCTGACCTATGCCTGGCAGCACCTCACCGGCAACCTTCGGGGCACGGACATGAACGCCGTCCTCGGGCACGACCGGCCCGGCGAGCGCAAGGACGGCTCGATGAACGTCCTGCTGCTGGGATCGGACTCGCGGGCGGGGACGCACGGCCGGTACGGCAAGGGCGTCAGCGGGGCCCGCGCCGACACGGCGATGGTCCTGCACGTCGACAAGAGCCACCGGAAGGCCTCGGTCGTCAGCATTCCGCGCGACACGATGGTGCCGCGGCCCCAGTGCGCGCGGCCGGACGGCGGCAGTGCGCCGGGAGCGCCGCAGGCCATGTTCAACTCGTCGTACCAGGCGGGCGGGCCGGCGTGCACCGTGAAGACGGTCGAGAAGATGTCGGGCGTCCGCATGGATCACTACCTGGAAGTCGACTTCAAGGGGTTCCGGAAGCTCATCGACGAACTCGGCGGCGTGGACATCACCACCCGCAAGGCGATCAAGGACCCGAACAGCGGTCTCTCCCTGAACGCCGGCAAGCACACGCTGAAGGGCGAGGAGTCCCTGGCGCTCGTCCGCACCCGGCACGGGGTGGGCGACGGCAGCGACCTGGGACGCATCCAGCTCCAGCAGGCGTTCGTCAAGGCGCTGATCCACCGCGCCGAAACGGTCGATCCGCTCGGTGACCCGGCCAGGTCATACGGTCTCGCGGACACCGCGACCAAGAGCATCAGCGCGGACTCCGGTCTGGCCTCCGCGGACAAGCTCCTGGGGCTGGCCAGGGAGCTGCGCGGCATCAGCCCCGACCGCACCACCATGGTGACGATGCCGGTCACCTACGACGCCGAGGACGCGGGGCGGGTCAAACCGCTGGAGGAGGCGTCGCACCGGGTCTGGGCCGCTCTGCGCCAGGACCGGCCCATCCCGGAATCCGCGACACGCGGATCGGTGGGCGACAGGACCGATTCGCCGGTGTCCGCGGGCAGGTGA
- a CDS encoding S8 family peptidase, translating to MAVISRGAAAAIAVAMSGALVAGVASADSGTRPDHRAGRGASTGTDPKGENSSGARGGRTATVTLITGDRVAVGAGSKKVVRLMRGKGREQVSISVRRESGHLYVVPQDAQSLIAAGKLDRRLFDVTQLVEDRYDDAHRTSLPLIVGYRPGRVNARSGGDLLKRHARDRRTLPAIGGEAFDTPKSGTGGLWSALTGGTGAGGARVNARPAVVPAIAHVWLDAKVRPALDKSVPQIGAPTMWRAGYTGKGVKVAVLDTGVDQTHPDLKGVEVTEKNFTISPDAKDRMGHGTHVASTLAGSGARSGGKYKGVAPDVRILDGKVISEEEGAGTDSSVAAGMQWAVDSGAKVVNMSLGSANTPGTGPLEEAVARLSDQALFVASAGNDGPEEGTLTTPGSAPDALTVGSVDKQDDIAETSSRGPNADGITKPDLTAPGVEITAAASTENPNEPGDDGYVSMSGTSMAAPHVSGSAAMLLQQHPKWTGRQVKSALTGSAKPDPTLNAHQQGAGRVDLTRAVSASVVSSPGSLSFGTQTWPHTDDKPVGKTLTYRNYGTKPVTLTLSTATADPAGRPGPAGMFTVKDTKLTVPADGTAKTTVTANTKLGSANGTYGGTVLAEGDGQSVRTGLVVDREVESYNLTVTHLDVDGTDSTHYITTLTDRATQKKFTVPFRDGPAAVRLPKGTYALESSVYGLTTTFAVFVQPELRIGADQKVTLDSRKAKPVAVTAPDPNARVTTSNISYDDQAAGISANWSLGSGATVRTAGLGPDSPTFNAQYNGVWKVPGAAGRKTDYRLGFTRTGSWFPGLKHTVTAAEVAEVKVGVGASATGRKGTLSATPIGANDYGPPLQPSAELKLPFSGTSYVNTKGLRWIWTMAQLDDAGLPRINYGTGPVAYKAGKRYTLNFNTGVVGPDLKAEDRQGARRAGNAMDAYVLLFNDGAGHAGDSAMSGGFTRLESGGRVVAEGGPGALNAELPSASAPYRLTMEAARAAKDTVTSTKVAVAWTFTSGKTPDERPTALPLSTVRLAPKLALNGTARAGSTLTVPLKVAGAAAGAGKVASLAVKVSYDGGRTWKAATVTTDDEGARSASVRHPATAKAVSYRVYLKDTSGNTMTETISNAYRLVP from the coding sequence GTGGCAGTTATATCCAGGGGCGCGGCGGCCGCGATAGCCGTCGCGATGTCCGGCGCACTGGTCGCGGGGGTGGCCTCGGCCGACTCCGGGACACGGCCGGATCACAGGGCGGGTCGGGGCGCGAGCACGGGCACCGATCCGAAGGGCGAGAACAGTTCGGGGGCGCGGGGCGGGAGGACGGCGACCGTCACACTGATCACCGGCGACCGGGTGGCCGTCGGTGCGGGGAGCAAGAAAGTCGTCCGCCTGATGCGCGGCAAGGGCCGCGAGCAGGTCTCCATCTCAGTGCGGCGCGAGAGCGGGCACCTGTACGTCGTGCCGCAGGACGCCCAGTCGCTGATCGCCGCGGGCAAGCTGGACCGGCGGCTCTTCGATGTCACCCAGCTCGTCGAGGACAGGTACGACGACGCACACCGCACCTCACTCCCGCTGATCGTCGGATACCGGCCCGGCAGGGTCAACGCGCGCAGCGGCGGCGACCTCCTGAAGCGCCACGCGCGCGACCGGCGTACGCTGCCCGCGATCGGCGGCGAGGCGTTCGACACCCCCAAGTCCGGTACGGGGGGCCTCTGGTCGGCGCTCACCGGCGGCACCGGCGCGGGGGGCGCGCGTGTGAACGCGCGTCCCGCCGTCGTCCCGGCGATCGCGCACGTCTGGCTGGACGCCAAGGTCCGCCCCGCTCTCGACAAGAGCGTGCCGCAGATCGGCGCCCCCACCATGTGGCGGGCCGGATACACCGGCAAGGGCGTCAAGGTGGCCGTCCTGGACACCGGCGTCGACCAGACGCACCCGGACCTCAAGGGCGTCGAGGTCACCGAGAAGAACTTCACCATCTCGCCCGACGCCAAGGACCGCATGGGCCACGGCACGCATGTCGCCTCGACCCTCGCGGGTTCCGGAGCGAGGTCGGGCGGCAAGTACAAGGGCGTGGCGCCCGACGTGCGGATCCTCGACGGCAAGGTCATCTCCGAGGAGGAGGGCGCGGGCACCGACTCCAGCGTCGCCGCCGGAATGCAGTGGGCCGTCGACAGCGGTGCCAAGGTCGTCAACATGAGCCTCGGCAGCGCGAACACGCCGGGGACGGGACCGCTGGAGGAGGCCGTGGCCCGCCTCTCGGACCAGGCGCTCTTCGTCGCCTCCGCGGGCAACGACGGCCCGGAGGAGGGCACGTTGACCACGCCGGGCAGCGCCCCCGACGCCCTGACCGTCGGCTCGGTCGACAAGCAGGACGACATCGCGGAGACCTCCAGCCGCGGGCCGAACGCCGACGGGATCACCAAGCCGGACCTCACCGCGCCCGGCGTGGAGATCACCGCCGCGGCCTCCACGGAGAACCCGAACGAGCCCGGGGACGACGGTTATGTCTCCATGTCGGGTACGTCGATGGCGGCCCCGCACGTGTCCGGGTCCGCCGCCATGCTCCTCCAGCAGCATCCGAAGTGGACGGGCCGGCAGGTCAAGTCCGCGCTGACCGGCTCCGCCAAGCCCGACCCCACGCTCAACGCCCACCAACAGGGAGCGGGCCGGGTGGATCTGACGCGTGCCGTCTCCGCGAGCGTCGTCTCCTCGCCCGGCTCGCTCTCCTTCGGCACGCAGACATGGCCGCACACCGACGACAAGCCGGTCGGCAAGACCCTCACCTACCGCAACTACGGCACCAAGCCGGTCACCCTCACCCTGTCCACCGCCACCGCGGACCCTGCGGGCCGCCCGGGCCCCGCGGGCATGTTCACCGTCAAGGACACCAAGCTCACCGTCCCGGCCGACGGCACCGCGAAGACCACCGTCACCGCGAACACCAAGCTCGGCAGTGCCAACGGCACCTACGGCGGTACGGTGCTCGCCGAGGGGGACGGCCAGTCGGTGCGGACCGGTCTCGTCGTCGACCGTGAGGTCGAGTCGTACAACCTCACCGTGACACACCTCGATGTCGACGGGACGGACTCGACCCACTACATCACCACGCTCACCGACCGCGCCACACAGAAGAAGTTCACGGTCCCCTTCCGTGACGGCCCGGCCGCCGTGCGGCTTCCCAAGGGCACGTACGCGCTGGAGAGTTCCGTCTACGGGCTGACCACGACCTTCGCGGTCTTCGTCCAGCCGGAGCTGAGGATCGGCGCGGACCAGAAGGTCACGCTGGACTCCCGCAAGGCCAAGCCGGTGGCCGTCACGGCCCCGGATCCGAACGCGCGCGTCACCACGTCGAACATCAGCTACGACGACCAGGCCGCCGGGATCTCGGCCAACTGGAGCCTCGGCAGCGGCGCCACCGTCCGCACCGCCGGGCTCGGCCCGGACTCCCCCACCTTCAACGCCCAGTACAACGGCGTCTGGAAGGTACCGGGGGCGGCGGGGAGGAAGACCGACTACCGGCTGGGCTTCACGCGTACCGGCAGCTGGTTCCCCGGTCTCAAGCACACCGTCACCGCGGCGGAGGTCGCCGAGGTGAAGGTGGGCGTCGGTGCCTCCGCCACCGGCCGCAAGGGCACGCTCTCGGCCACGCCGATCGGCGCGAACGACTACGGCCCGCCCCTTCAGCCGTCGGCCGAGCTGAAGCTGCCGTTCTCGGGGACGAGTTACGTCAACACCAAGGGGCTGCGCTGGATCTGGACCATGGCGCAGCTCGACGACGCGGGCTTGCCGCGCATCAACTACGGCACAGGCCCGGTCGCGTACAAGGCGGGCAAGCGCTACACGCTGAACTTCAACACCGGCGTGGTGGGACCCGACCTCAAGGCCGAGGACCGGCAGGGGGCGCGCCGTGCGGGCAACGCCATGGACGCGTACGTCCTCCTGTTCAACGACGGCGCGGGGCACGCGGGTGACTCCGCGATGAGCGGAGGCTTCACCCGGCTGGAGTCGGGCGGTCGCGTTGTCGCCGAGGGCGGGCCGGGCGCGCTGAACGCCGAACTGCCCAGCGCCTCCGCCCCCTACCGCCTGACCATGGAGGCCGCCCGCGCGGCCAAGGACACCGTGACGAGCACGAAGGTGGCCGTGGCATGGACGTTCACGTCGGGGAAGACACCGGACGAGCGGCCCACCGCGCTGCCGCTGTCCACCGTCCGCCTCGCACCGAAGCTGGCGCTGAACGGCACGGCCCGGGCGGGCAGCACTCTGACGGTGCCGCTGAAGGTGGCCGGTGCCGCGGCCGGTGCCGGCAAGGTCGCCTCGCTGGCCGTGAAGGTGTCCTACGACGGCGGCAGGACCTGGAAGGCGGCCACCGTCACGACCGATGACGAGGGGGCGCGCTCGGCGAGCGTGCGGCATCCGGCGACGGCCAAGGCCGTGTCGTACCGGGTGTATCTGAAGGACACGTCCGGCAACACCATGACCGAGACGATCTCGAACGCGTACCGGCTCGTCCCGTAG
- the thpR gene encoding RNA 2',3'-cyclic phosphodiesterase, protein MNEEIQPATVRVFIALAPPDEAKQELARELGPAYHAHPRMRWNRIEDWHITLAFLGEVPTAVVPLLRPPLADLAAARRPLTLALRGGGHFDERVLWSGIDGDREELHLLATEVRTVVKECGVAFAERPFRPHLTLARARRDTPSCAVEAAAGLTGFAGRPWQAERLHLVGSNIGRGPGPIHYRDITAWRFGGPARPTATEPLSP, encoded by the coding sequence GTGAACGAAGAGATCCAGCCCGCGACCGTTCGTGTCTTCATCGCCCTCGCCCCACCGGACGAGGCGAAGCAGGAACTGGCGAGGGAGCTCGGCCCCGCCTACCACGCCCACCCGCGGATGCGGTGGAACCGCATCGAGGACTGGCACATCACCCTGGCCTTCCTCGGCGAGGTGCCCACCGCGGTGGTTCCCCTGCTGCGCCCGCCGCTCGCGGACCTCGCGGCGGCGCGCCGCCCCCTGACGCTGGCTCTTCGCGGTGGCGGGCACTTCGACGAACGGGTGCTGTGGAGCGGGATCGACGGGGACCGCGAAGAGCTGCACCTGCTCGCCACCGAGGTGCGCACCGTGGTCAAGGAGTGTGGTGTCGCCTTCGCGGAGCGCCCCTTCCGTCCCCACCTGACGCTGGCCAGGGCCAGGCGGGACACGCCGTCGTGCGCGGTGGAGGCCGCGGCCGGACTCACCGGCTTCGCCGGCCGCCCGTGGCAGGCCGAACGCCTGCACCTGGTGGGCAGCAACATCGGCCGCGGCCCCGGCCCGATCCACTACCGCGACATCACCGCCTGGCGCTTCGGCGGCCCGGCTCGGCCGACGGCCACGGAGCCACTGTCACCGTGA
- a CDS encoding alpha/beta fold hydrolase, with protein sequence MTEPSAGSLRVNGATLHFEVRGRGPLLLLVPGGTGGTASFDAIADHLATEYTVAAYDPRGMSRSALDDPEAEQRVAEHADDALRVLDLLSPGEPARVFGSSSGAIAAVHLLTARPDRVVHLVAHEPPLVEVLPDAAEHRALIARVGETFRTQGLMPAMSVFAAGLKKDSDSDSAGPQAEVELPPQAAARAERTMADLPYFVGRIVPSFMSYAPDVHRLQALSDRLTLACGQDSRGELPYRPAEFLAERLGTELVHFPGGHTGLTTHPAEFGEALLKTLAAGTAG encoded by the coding sequence ATGACTGAACCGTCGGCCGGCAGCCTGCGCGTGAACGGCGCGACCCTGCACTTCGAGGTGCGCGGCCGGGGCCCGCTCCTGCTGCTGGTCCCCGGGGGAACGGGCGGCACGGCCTCGTTCGACGCCATCGCCGACCATCTGGCCACCGAGTACACCGTCGCGGCCTACGATCCGCGCGGGATGTCCCGGAGCGCGCTGGACGACCCCGAGGCCGAGCAGCGGGTGGCCGAGCACGCCGACGACGCCCTGCGCGTACTGGATCTGCTGTCGCCCGGCGAACCGGCCCGGGTGTTCGGCAGCAGTTCCGGTGCGATCGCCGCCGTGCACCTGCTCACCGCCCGTCCCGACCGAGTGGTACACCTCGTGGCGCATGAGCCGCCCCTGGTGGAGGTACTGCCGGACGCTGCCGAACACCGTGCGCTCATCGCACGGGTAGGGGAGACGTTCCGCACGCAGGGGCTCATGCCGGCGATGAGCGTGTTCGCGGCGGGTCTGAAGAAGGACAGCGACAGCGACAGCGCCGGGCCGCAGGCCGAGGTCGAGCTCCCGCCCCAGGCGGCGGCGCGGGCCGAGCGGACGATGGCGGACCTGCCGTACTTCGTGGGACGCATCGTGCCGAGCTTCATGTCCTACGCCCCGGACGTCCACCGGCTTCAGGCGCTTTCGGACCGGCTCACGCTCGCCTGCGGCCAGGACTCGCGCGGCGAACTGCCCTACCGGCCGGCCGAGTTCCTCGCCGAGCGTCTCGGTACGGAACTCGTGCACTTCCCCGGCGGGCACACCGGCCTGACCACCCACCCCGCCGAGTTCGGCGAGGCCCTCCTGAAGACGCTCGCCGCGGGCACGGCAGGCTAG
- a CDS encoding APC family permease produces MTAPVPGAPDSTAKTGQGEEESEFRKDMGPWANFALGFTYLSPVVSTYTLFGTALADGGPPMIWAFVMAGCGQFLVALVFGEVVAQYPVAGGVYPWARRLWGKRWAWMTGWVYMWALLVTITSVAYGAGPYIAILLGFDATVHTTVLCTIGLILVAVIINYAGTKALSLAALIGFGAELIGALVVGIILLVTHRFHGLGVLFDDFGAAGDGSYLPVFLGAAIIGFYQYYGFEACGDVAEEVKHPGKVIPKAMRRTIYVGGAAATFTCLTLLLAVVDYEAVISGEDADPAVRILFDALGEAGARVVMAVVLISFLSCTISLQAAAGRLIYSYARDEMIIGHRLLRKFSPTRAVPEYALLVAAVIPALIAVGSLISTDALTKIVSFAILGIYAAFQMVVLAALRARLKGWKPSGEYRLGRWGLLVNIGAFAYGIFAIVTIAWPRTPEAAWYDNWIVLLGGGVVVAVGLLYMFTTHHYGRSDAPSDNAIPD; encoded by the coding sequence GTGACCGCTCCCGTTCCCGGGGCGCCGGACAGCACGGCGAAGACCGGCCAGGGCGAAGAGGAATCGGAGTTCCGCAAGGACATGGGGCCGTGGGCGAACTTCGCCCTGGGCTTCACCTACCTCTCCCCCGTCGTCAGCACCTACACCCTCTTCGGCACGGCCCTCGCCGACGGCGGGCCCCCGATGATCTGGGCCTTCGTCATGGCGGGCTGCGGGCAGTTCCTCGTGGCGCTGGTCTTCGGCGAGGTCGTCGCGCAGTATCCGGTGGCGGGCGGCGTCTATCCGTGGGCGCGGCGGCTGTGGGGCAAGCGCTGGGCCTGGATGACCGGGTGGGTGTACATGTGGGCGCTGCTCGTGACGATCACGAGTGTCGCGTACGGTGCCGGGCCCTACATCGCGATCCTGCTCGGATTCGATGCCACGGTGCACACCACCGTGCTGTGCACGATCGGTCTGATCCTCGTCGCGGTGATCATCAACTACGCCGGTACGAAGGCCCTTTCATTGGCGGCGCTGATCGGCTTCGGCGCGGAGCTGATCGGTGCCCTCGTCGTCGGCATCATCCTCTTGGTCACGCACCGCTTCCACGGTCTCGGTGTGCTCTTCGACGACTTCGGCGCCGCCGGGGACGGCTCCTATCTGCCCGTCTTCCTCGGGGCGGCGATCATCGGCTTCTACCAGTACTACGGTTTCGAGGCCTGCGGTGATGTGGCCGAGGAGGTGAAGCACCCCGGCAAGGTGATTCCCAAGGCGATGCGCCGCACCATCTACGTCGGCGGGGCGGCGGCGACGTTCACCTGCCTGACGCTGCTGCTGGCCGTCGTCGACTACGAGGCGGTGATCTCCGGGGAGGACGCCGACCCGGCCGTCAGGATCCTCTTCGACGCCCTCGGCGAGGCCGGCGCACGGGTGGTGATGGCCGTGGTCCTCATCTCCTTCCTGTCCTGCACGATCAGCCTCCAGGCCGCTGCCGGGCGGCTGATCTACTCGTACGCGCGCGACGAGATGATCATCGGCCACCGGCTCCTGCGGAAGTTCTCGCCGACCCGTGCGGTGCCCGAGTACGCACTTCTGGTCGCGGCGGTGATCCCGGCGCTGATCGCGGTGGGCTCCCTGATCTCGACGGACGCCCTCACCAAGATCGTCTCCTTCGCGATCCTCGGCATCTACGCCGCCTTCCAGATGGTCGTCCTGGCCGCGCTGCGGGCCCGTCTGAAGGGGTGGAAGCCGAGCGGCGAGTACCGTCTCGGCCGCTGGGGCCTGCTGGTCAACATCGGGGCCTTCGCCTACGGGATCTTCGCCATCGTCACCATCGCCTGGCCCCGCACCCCCGAAGCCGCCTGGTACGACAACTGGATCGTGCTGCTGGGCGGCGGCGTGGTGGTGGCCGTGGGTCTGCTGTACATGTTCACCACGCACCACTACGGGCGCAGCGACGCTCCCTCGGACAACGCGATCCCCGACTAG
- a CDS encoding TetR/AcrR family transcriptional regulator, with the protein MGRAGLTPERVAVAGAELADEAGLDQVTMARVARRLGVKDASLYTHVRGLEDLRGRIALLAADEKTLRIAEATAGRAGKDALVAYADAWRGYAHEHPGRYTATQVSIRIDPELAAKAPGPRRAVELTYGMLRGYGLAEPDLTDAVRLLRSTFHGFVALEAAGGFAHARSPQQSWVRALDALHTLLEHWPASREGTT; encoded by the coding sequence ATGGGCCGGGCAGGATTGACGCCGGAACGGGTGGCCGTCGCAGGCGCCGAGTTGGCCGACGAGGCCGGGCTCGACCAGGTGACGATGGCGCGGGTGGCGCGGCGGCTCGGCGTGAAGGACGCGAGCCTCTACACGCACGTACGCGGCCTGGAGGATCTGCGCGGACGGATCGCGCTGCTGGCGGCCGACGAGAAGACCCTCCGCATCGCGGAGGCGACGGCGGGACGGGCGGGCAAGGACGCGCTGGTCGCGTACGCCGACGCCTGGCGGGGTTACGCCCATGAGCATCCGGGCCGCTACACCGCGACGCAGGTCTCGATCCGGATCGACCCCGAGCTGGCCGCGAAGGCCCCCGGGCCGCGGCGCGCCGTCGAGCTGACGTACGGCATGCTGCGCGGCTACGGACTGGCCGAGCCCGATCTGACCGACGCGGTCCGGCTGCTGCGCAGCACGTTCCACGGTTTCGTCGCCCTGGAGGCCGCCGGGGGGTTCGCGCACGCGCGTTCGCCCCAGCAGTCCTGGGTTCGCGCCCTCGACGCCTTGCACACCCTCCTGGAGCACTGGCCCGCGTCCCGAGAAGGAACAACCTGA
- a CDS encoding PepSY domain-containing protein, whose product MVTKRNSSVPRRGRPSISRGAGLVCAAAVAAALLTGCGDDDDGGGTTTDAAKTAQTPTPAASPSAGDGSLTEDQAERKALIPKAKVGYEEALRTAVAAVDKSKPVSVELKGPADSPKWETEVATSDGAKHTVDVDAVTGKAGQARADADQDASDKTELADRLKKATVTPEQAAQTATDKTKGTVSSVELDDTDGGTPKWSVDVVSTEDWNKTTFDIDATNRKILREHVDRD is encoded by the coding sequence ATGGTCACTAAACGGAACAGTTCTGTCCCCAGGCGTGGACGTCCGTCGATCTCCCGGGGCGCCGGTCTGGTGTGCGCCGCGGCCGTGGCGGCGGCCCTGCTCACCGGCTGCGGCGATGACGACGACGGCGGCGGCACGACGACCGACGCGGCGAAGACCGCGCAGACCCCCACACCGGCGGCCTCCCCATCGGCGGGCGACGGCTCCCTCACCGAGGACCAGGCCGAGCGGAAGGCGCTCATCCCGAAGGCCAAGGTCGGCTATGAGGAGGCGCTGCGCACGGCGGTGGCGGCGGTGGACAAGTCGAAGCCGGTCTCGGTCGAACTCAAGGGGCCGGCCGACAGCCCCAAGTGGGAGACCGAGGTCGCGACGAGCGACGGCGCCAAGCACACCGTCGACGTCGACGCGGTCACCGGCAAGGCCGGCCAGGCACGAGCCGACGCGGACCAGGACGCGAGCGACAAGACCGAGCTGGCGGACCGGCTGAAGAAGGCCACGGTGACGCCTGAGCAGGCCGCGCAGACCGCGACGGACAAGACCAAGGGCACGGTCAGCTCCGTCGAACTCGACGACACCGACGGGGGCACGCCCAAGTGGTCCGTCGATGTCGTGTCGACCGAGGACTGGAACAAGACGACGTTCGACATCGACGCGACGAACCGCAAGATCCTGCGCGAACATGTCGACCGGGACTGA